A single genomic interval of Gouania willdenowi chromosome 22, fGouWil2.1, whole genome shotgun sequence harbors:
- the LOC114456364 gene encoding sodium/bile acid cotransporter-like, which produces MVIMNMTAHTFTGGNGSVGLLNISKPLDLAINYFSVTILILTMISLGCSMEIPKIKAHFVTPKGIIIALLAQFLIMPLTAFSLAKVLHMGPMKAVAVLICGCCPGGNLSNIFALALKGDMNLSIVMTTCSCIAALGLMPLQLYLFSQGFPGLENSVPYVGIISALILALVPCAVGIAINHYRPKYSPIVQKVGIGIMMVSGVVIFAMSFISVKEVIWMVLTWDVLLVAGAMPAIGFSLGYVMSLVCKLNQQCSRTIAMETGCQNIQLCTTILKVTFPLQVIGPMFLFPLLYISFQCAEALLLTLSFRCFQVFNKPSVEDSPYLNSKQEEVKQP; this is translated from the exons ATGGTGATAATGAACATGACCGCACACACCTTCACTGGAGGAAATGGAAGTGTGGGCCTTCTGAACAtttccaaacccttggacctcgCCATTAATTACTTTTCAGTGaccatcctcatcctcactaTGATTTCCCTCGGTTGTTCGATGGAGATCCCCAAAATCAAAGCTCATTTTGTGACACCAAAAGGGATTATCATCGCGCTGCTGGCTCAATTCCTCATCATGCCCCTCACTGCTTTCAGCCTGGCTAAAGTCCTCCACATGGGCCCCATGAAGGCAGTGGCTGTGCTCATCTGTGGCTGCTGTCCAGGGGGAAACCTGTCCAACATTTTTGCCCTTGCTCTGAAAGGTGACATGAACCTCAG CATCGTGATGACCACATGTTCCTGCATAGCAGCACTGGGTCTGATGCCTCTGCAGCTCTATCTCTTCTCTCAAGGCTTCCCCGGCTTGGAAAATTCTGTCCCATACGTCGGGATCATCTCTGCTCTAATTCTCGCTTTGGTACCATGTGCTGTTGGCATTGCTATTAACCACTACAGACCAAAATACTCACCAATTGTACAAAAA GTTGGCATCGGCATCATGATGGTCTCAGGCGTCGTCATTTTTGCCATGTCTTTCATTTCGGTTAAAGAAGTCATATGGATGGTCCTCACATGGGATGTTCTTCTGGTTGCTGGAGCAATGCCAGCCATTGGCTTCTCACTGGGATACGTCATGTCACTTGTTTGCAAACTCAACCAACA ATGCAGCAGAACCATCGCCATGGAAACAGGCTGTCAAAACATCCAGCTGTGCACGACAATCCTGAAGGTGACCTTCCCTCTGCAGGTCATCGGACCCATGTTCCTCTTCCCCCTGTTGTACATTTCATTCCAGTGTGCGGAGGCCCTGCTGTTGACGCTGAGCTTCAGATGTTTCCAAGTATTCAACAAACCCTCAGTGGAGG ATTCGCCATACCTGAATAGTAAACAAGAGGAGGTGAAACAACCATGA
- the LOC114456372 gene encoding protein max-like isoform X2, which translates to MSENDDIDVDSDADKRAHHNALERKRRDHIKDSFHGLRDSVPALQGEKASRAQILDKATEYIQFMRRKNHSHQKDIDDLKKQNALLEQQVRALEKAKGNTQLQTNYSSDSSLYTNRKGSAVSAFDGGSDSSSESEPEEPPSRKKLRVEPS; encoded by the exons ATGAGTGAGAACGATGACATTGACGTGGACAGCGAT gCAGACAAGCGAGCACACCACAATGCACTGGAGCGTAAACGCAGGGACCACATCAAAGACAGCTTTCATGGTTTACGAGACTCTGTGCCTGCGTTGCAAGGGGAGAAG GCTTCCCGAGCACAGATCTTAGACAAAGCTACGGAGTACATCCAGTTCATGAGGCGGAAAAACCACAGCCACCAGAAAGACATCGATGACTTAAAGAAGCAGAATGCACTGCTCGAGCAGCAAG TTCGAGCTCTGGAGAAGGCCAAAGGGAACACACAGCTCCAGACCAACTACTCCTCCGACAGCAGCTTGTACACAAACCGCAAAGGAAGCGCCGTGTCCGCCTTCGACGGCGGGTCCGACTCCAGCTCTGAGTCTGAGCCGGAGGAGCCCCCCAGCAGGAAAAAGCTGCGCGTAGAACCCAGCTAG
- the LOC114456372 gene encoding protein max-like isoform X1 has product MSENDDIDVDSDADKRAHHNALERKRRDHIKDSFHGLRDSVPALQGEKVRKQSKASRAQILDKATEYIQFMRRKNHSHQKDIDDLKKQNALLEQQVRALEKAKGNTQLQTNYSSDSSLYTNRKGSAVSAFDGGSDSSSESEPEEPPSRKKLRVEPS; this is encoded by the exons ATGAGTGAGAACGATGACATTGACGTGGACAGCGAT gCAGACAAGCGAGCACACCACAATGCACTGGAGCGTAAACGCAGGGACCACATCAAAGACAGCTTTCATGGTTTACGAGACTCTGTGCCTGCGTTGCAAGGGGAGAAGGttagaaaacaatcaaaa GCTTCCCGAGCACAGATCTTAGACAAAGCTACGGAGTACATCCAGTTCATGAGGCGGAAAAACCACAGCCACCAGAAAGACATCGATGACTTAAAGAAGCAGAATGCACTGCTCGAGCAGCAAG TTCGAGCTCTGGAGAAGGCCAAAGGGAACACACAGCTCCAGACCAACTACTCCTCCGACAGCAGCTTGTACACAAACCGCAAAGGAAGCGCCGTGTCCGCCTTCGACGGCGGGTCCGACTCCAGCTCTGAGTCTGAGCCGGAGGAGCCCCCCAGCAGGAAAAAGCTGCGCGTAGAACCCAGCTAG